In Brienomyrus brachyistius isolate T26 chromosome 19, BBRACH_0.4, whole genome shotgun sequence, one DNA window encodes the following:
- the LOC125715001 gene encoding kelch-like protein 10, translated as MARMDPEYFMKIVKANDLVKANVACRPIITNVLKVIYDLHDERPRSDFENPLIRPRLPSDILLAVGGWNMRTTNWIEAYDTRADRWVDITQGQETRQSGHGSVCLNGFMYCFGGYDGHNFTDAVLRFDPVARTWQHMAPMHWRRCCVSVAVSNGFIYVMGGRLDVSPLNIVERYDPNANEWTIIQPMHEERQDASATTLNGKIYICGGSNGAQTTSTAECYDPLTGEWTLIAPMRTRRRGLGVAAYQGNIYAVGGTNGAHPVRTMEVYDPAINQWHAGPPMRQQRSYFGIAVVDGLLFAMGGSDGFKVTAKVECFNAVKGSWCRAQEMIAPKRSFSCCTVPAHPRFVQYAAPRPPAPICLPGNHVLNKWLAGNKGNATD; from the exons atggctcgtatggatccggaatacttcatgaaaatcgtcaaagccaacgatctagtgaaggccaatgtGGCGTGCAGGCCAATCATCACTAATGTACTGAAGGTCATCTATGATCTTCATGATGAACGTCCACgatctgattttgagaacccactgatccgcccgcgcttgccctctgacattttgctggctgttggtggatggaacatgcgcacGACAAACTGGATTGAAGCCTATGACACCcgggccgaccgctgggtggatataacacaggggcaggagactcgccagtccggccatggcagtgtgtgtttaaatggcttcatgtattgttttgggggttaTGATGGCCATAATTTCACCGATGCTGTGCTCAGATTTGACCCCGTCGCACggacatggcagcacatggccCCTATGCACTGGCGCCGCTGTTGTGTCAGTGTGGCCGTAAGTAACGGCTTCATCTATGTGATGGGTGGCCGTTTAGACGTGTCGCCTCTGAATATCGTAGAGCGATATGACCCAAATGCCAATGAGTGGACCATCATCCAGCCCATGCATGAggagcgacaggatgccagtgccaccaccctgaatggaaag atatacatttgtgggggtagcaatggagctcagaccacttccactgcggagtgctatgatccactcacgggcgaatggaccttgatcgctcccatgcgcactcgccgacgtggccttggagtagcggcatatcagggaaacatctatgcg GTGGGCGGTACCAACGGGGCTCATCCAGTGCGGACTATGGAGGTCTATGACCCTGCAATTAACCAGTGGCACGCTGGGCCTCCCATGAGACAACAAAGAAGCTAtttcggcatcgcagtggtggacggcttgctgtttgcGATGGGAGGCTCCGATGGCTTCAAAGTAACTGCAAAAGTGGAATGTTTCAATGCAGTGAAAGGCAGCTGGTGCCGTGCGCAGGAAATGATTGCACCTAAGAGGagcttcagctgctgcacagtgcctgcgcacccccgcttcgtacagtacgctgcacctcgcccacctgcccccatctgcctgcctg GTAACCACGTGCTCAACAAGTGGCTGGCAGGGAACAAGGGAAACGCTACAGACTGA